One Raphanus sativus cultivar WK10039 unplaced genomic scaffold, ASM80110v3 Scaffold0173, whole genome shotgun sequence DNA segment encodes these proteins:
- the LOC130501357 gene encoding uncharacterized protein LOC130501357, protein MTTPARNNHASSVQIQEPRTRSPLHPPSPIAFKEQQGRPPSTTQQTIAGKLFRNLFKGLLFSQLTLISLLVIVLTIRGLILASSHHFHPKKWYPPLLASVAVSGVASLAWQCIFIYTPPRAVRATFWLSPILTCSVGILLVLIGSAVDAGVGAVFVLFAITQSLYGCWITPRLEYTDKILSLATAFPPARTREVATLSIFTSVVYSCFLVTGIGGATSTRTSLDLLFISVILISLAWTMQALKNAQQVAISRARYVNFAYGEDMDAWSALHVTVKHLIGSICIGSTLVPIIVLIRGSIRSVNLMSGSSDEVMYTGADCFSTLANKLVTCGNRWGFVHVGTYDKGFVEASSDTWKKFRSNNGLEKVIDSDLTSSLCFLSAVSVGAVSSLTAGIWMLLIHKDYAFEVTLYAFVIGYFVGRVGLAWLQACVLAYYVAYSEDPRNMRFDGTIPQRIQRLQVLRAHRDNREQHEVGRERRESD, encoded by the exons ATGACAACACCAGCACGGAACAACCATGCCTCTAGCGTGCAGATTCAAGAACCAAGAACAAGATCTCCTCTTCATCCTCCTTCTCCAATCGCCTTCAAG gaacAACAAGGTAGACCACCTTCCACAACACAACAAACAATAGCAGGAAAACTATTTAGAAACCTCTTCAAGGGTCTCCTCTTCTCACAACTGACCTTAATCTCACTCTTGGTGATAGTCCTCACAATTCGCGGTCTCATCTTAGCAAGTTCACACCATTTCCACCCCAAGAAATGGTATCCTCCTTTACTAGCATCAGTAGCTGTCTCGGGAGTTGCATCTTTAGCCTGGCAATGTATCTTTATCTACACTCCACCAAGAGCAGTCAGAGCAACGTTCTGGCTTAGTCCAATACTCACATGCTCTGTCGGTATCTTGCTTGTTCTCATTGGCTCCGCGGTAGATGCAGGGGTCGGTGCTGTATTTGTACTCTTCGCCATTACTCAGTCTCTTTACGGTTGCTGGATCACTCCGAGGCTTGAATACACGGACAAGATATTATCACTCGCCACAGCTTTTCCACCTGCAAGAACCAGAGAAGTAGCCACTTTATCAATCTTCACAAGTGTGGTTTACTCTTGTTTCTTGGTGACTGGCATAGGAGGAGCAACTTCCACTAGAACAAGTCTAGATCTCTTGTTCATATCCGTAATCTTGATAAGCTTAGCATGGACCATGCAAGCTCTCAAGAATGCACAACAAGTTGCTATTTCGCGAGCGAGATACGTAAACTTTGCATACGGAGAGGATATGGATGCTTGGAGTGCGTTACACGTCACAGTGAAACACTTGATAGGGAGCATCTGCATTGGCTCGACGCTTGTTCCGATCATCGTACTCATCAGAGGATCCATCAGAAGCGTTAATCTAATGTCAGGGAGCAGCGACGAGGTCATGTATACAGGTGCTGACTGCTTCTCCACACTTGCCAACAAGCTGGTTACATGTGGAAACAGATGGGGCTTTGTACACGTGGGAACCTACGACAAAGGGTTCGTGGAGGCTTCGAGTGATACGTGGAAGAAGTTCAGAAGTAACAATGGGTTAGAGAAAGTGATTGATTCGGATCTCACTAGCTCCTTGTGCTTCCTAAGTGCTGTTTCTGTTGGAGCAGTCTCTTCGTTGACCGCAGGGATATGGATGTTGCTGATCCACAAGGACTATGCCTTTGAAGTGACGCTCTACGCTTTCGTTATTGGATATTTTGTG GGAAGGGTAGGTTTGGCGTGGCTACAAGCGTGTGTGTTGGCTTACTATGTAGCTTACTCTGAAGATCCTCGGAACATGCGGTTCGACGGTACGATTCCTCAACGTATTCAGCGTCTTCAGGTGTTAAGGGCTCACCGAGATAACAGGGAGCAGCATGAGGTGGGGAGGGAGAGACGAGAGAGTGATTGA
- the LOC130501358 gene encoding WUSCHEL-related homeobox 11-like, which translates to MDKEQKPHSTTGHSHSPSSSASGSTSNETVRSRWSPKPEQILILESIFNSGMVNPPKEETVRIRKMLEKFGKVGDANVFYWFQNRRSRSRRRQRQLQAAAAEAATVTNTCDQTMMVSNNLPEHSGSDLGFGGCSTSNYLFASSSYGAGCDDHSNNGMENLLTMSGQMGYHEANQHHYNYHSSNVESILCPSDQSSSYHYQQGSIMVFINGVPTEVTSGGIDMKATFGEDLVLVNSSGVPLLTDQFGFLMHSLQHGEAYFLVPRPT; encoded by the exons atggACAAAGAACAAAAACCACATAGCACAACCGGCCATAGccactctccttcttcctccGCTTCCGGTTCCACCTCAAACGAAACAGTTCGCTCACGATGGTCACCTAAGCCGGAACAAATACTCATACTTGAGTCAATCTTCAACAGTGGTATGGTTAACCCTCCCAAAGAAGAGACGGTAAGGATACGAAAGATGCTGGAGAAATTCGGAAAGGTGGGAGATGCAAATGTCTTCTACTGGTTTCAAAACCGGCGGTCAAGATCTCGCCGAAGGCAGCGGCAACTCCAGGCTGCAGCAGCAGAAGCGGCCACAGTCACCAACACTTGTGACCAGACCATGATGGTGAGCAACAACTTGCCAGAACATAGTGGAAGTGATTTGGGGTTTGGAGGTTGTAGCACTTCTAATTACTTATTTG CTAGCTCTTCTTATGGCGCTGGATGTGATGATCATAGCAATAATGGCATGGAGAATCTCTTAACAATGTCTGGTCAAATGGGTTACCATGAAGCTAATCAGCATCACTATAATTATCATAGCTCAAATGTCGAATCGATTTTGTGCCCATCTGATCAAAGCTCCAGTTATCACTACCAACAAG GGTCTATAATGGTGTTTATAAACGGAGTTCCAACAGAAGTGACGAGCGGAGGTATTGATATGAAAGCAACATTTGGAGAAGATTTGGTTTTGGTGAATTCCTCAGGTGTTCCTCTTCTTACTGATCAGTTTGGGTTTTTGATGCATAGCTTACAACATGGTGAAGCTTATTTCCTG GTTCCAAGACCGACATGA